One window from the genome of Musa acuminata AAA Group cultivar baxijiao chromosome BXJ1-4, Cavendish_Baxijiao_AAA, whole genome shotgun sequence encodes:
- the LOC135651382 gene encoding uncharacterized protein At4g38062-like, which produces MEEVCRKLEDLRSEMETLREEYRAKSELSENLRRAHEAQLARLQEAKAQIEKQSAEIDGRVEEISLSKKMYEDLESRLMEKESALKQLALLNESLRVSTREKLMDLEGRNRELASALDEANTKLEEQEREICSYKEEIKGLNGLLIKSQKQCSDAELRAQASKEVRRRGEMLQKLEEEKMDVENQLKWKMEQFMHLEEAHGKLQDEFRVAKKLWGLERSTLVDKIQTLQLNFDSQAVVIEDLSSKLKMCNQALAHEESRRKLLEVQISESKALYDNIFSEYEEARSTIEALTEKRDEEIVSLRISLATKSTLIKEIEFKSAHLEQENQELQTSLREYQDAQAIEADTASSLKTLRNKFRALEHAHRRCSEKLKAKEIEWRTHVVKLEKDLDDCHCQLNSKDKRLLDLQLELEDCQSLLMQQKLDIEEIATVLLLVESKFSKSCSVIENLKLEMSQHNAIYAGKFDVLMGQSDKNTALIQAQAETQKEHDAFESLQRRANYLETVAQKNGVLEKELEECRGMLEESYRNLGYIKEQASKKEIHILDDLRSASDELDRANYALAEKTTELSKMQCELQQKTSILEKIKLDLETELNNYRDENKATRKNLDFAIVAKMEAENKLRQVKEDLLELTKEKDKIIEELKQHVVLVEEDNGRIESKFASLFKSEVKKFSETEKKFLEFAKYSHRRLKETQGLINKLEEKFISSETTILMTFEQEIFKYLQVMEDYDKSITGLLHDVLSLEEDVTCSVEATTDSQLKDKQLEIHSLLDDLEYMAATYVLMEQESKFQSIFAVELEKEINMLLLNLKSEEISSLNSKNCIEQLKVQLSMQSLENEKKHVQVLDELNFLQIEKRTLVDQLGKLKDNIEALHNRNAKLLSEKEELIQQMMGFNNMIGMMYHADEELMRNWDEVLQKAEDENSVTKFDKKYPFNSDIIDDRKYISLKNSIQLVSGKRSPLNEHNW; this is translated from the coding sequence ATGGAAGAAGTGTGCAGAAAATTGGAGGACTTGAGGTCTGAAATGGAGACCCTCAGAGAAGAATACCGGGCCAAGTCTGAGTTGTCCGAGAACTTGAGGCGAGCCCATGAAGCGCAACTTGCTCGGCTCCAAGAGGCGAAGGCACAGATTGAGAAGCAGTCTGCAGAGATTGATGGAAGGGTGGAGGAGATTTCCTTGTCCAAGAAAATGTACGAGGATCTTGAATCTCGGTTAATGGAGAAGGAGTCTGCTCTGAAGCAGCTAGCTCTCCTGAACGAGAGCCTCAGGGTCAGTACTAGGGAGAAGCTGATGGATTTGGAAGGGAGAAATAGAGAGCTTGCCTCGGCTTTGGATGAAGCGAACACAAAATTGGAAGAACAGGAGAGAGAAATATGTTCCTACAAGGAAGAGATTAAAGGGCTCAATGGTCTTCTGATCAAGTCTCAGAAGCAGTGCTCTGATGCAGAGCTTAGAGCTCAGGCTTCTAAAGAAGTGAGACGAAGAGGAGAAATGCTGCAGAAATTAGAGGAGGAGAAAATGGATGTTGAGAATCAACTAAAATGGAAAATGGAACAATTTATGCATCTCGAAGAAGCACATGGTAAACTTCAAGATGAGTTTCGGGTGGCCAAGAAGTTGTGGGGATTGGAGAGATCTACTTTGGTCGACAAGATTCAAACTTTGCAATTGAACTTTGATTCTCAAGCTGTAGTCATTGAAGATCTGAGTTCCAAGCTGAAGATGTGCAACCAAGCATTGGCCCATGAGGAGAGTCGAAGGAAGCTGCTTGAAGTTCAGATTTCTGAATCGAAAGCATTGTATGACAACATTTTCTCAGAATACGAAGAAGCTAGATCAACAATTGAGGCATTGACAGAAAAAAGAGATGAGGAGATCGTCTCCTTAAGGATTTCTTTGGCTACTAAGAGTACACTCATTAAAGAGATAGAATTCAAGAGTGCGCACCTCGAACAAGAAAATCAGGAGCTGCAAACATCTTTGAGAGAATACCAAGATGCTCAAGCAATTGAAGCTGATACTGCTTCTTCCTTGAAGACTCTAAGAAACAAATTTCGAGCTCTGGAGCATGCCCACAGGAGATGTTCTGAGAAGCTGAAAGCCAAAGAAATTGAATGGAGGACCCACGTAGTGAAGCTAGAAAAAGATTTGGATGATTGTCATTGCCAATTAAATTCGAAAGATAAGCGGCTTTTGGATTTGCAGCTTGAGTTGGAAGACTGCCAGTCTTTATTAATGCAACAGAAGTTGGATATTGAAGAGATAGCAACCGTTCTTTTGTTGGTTGAATCGAAGTTTTCCAAGTCTTGCTCAGTTATTGAGAACTTAAAACTTGAGATGTCACAGCATAATGCAATATATGCAGGGAAATTTGATGTTTTGATGGGACAATCGGATAAGAACACTGCTCTTATTCAAGCACAAGCTGAGACACAAAAAGAACATGATGCATTTGAGTCATTGCAGAGAAGGGCTAACTATCTAGAAACTGTCGCTCAAAAGAATGGTGTGCTGGAGAAAGAGCTGGAGGAATGCAGAGGGATGCTTGAAGAATCATACAGGAATCTTGGTTACATAAAAGAACAGGCTTCTAAGAAGGAAATCCACATCTTAGATGACCTTCGAAGTGCATCAGATGAGCTGGATAGAGCAAACTATGCTCTTGCTGAGAAAACGACTGAACTGAGTAAAATGCAATGTGAACTGCAACAGAAAACTTCCATTTTGGAGAAAATCAAGCTTGATTTAGAAACTGAATTGAATAACTACAGAGATGAAAACAAAGCAACTAGAAAAAATTTGGATTTTGCAATTGTTGCCAAGATGGAAGCTGAAAATAAACTCAGGCAAGTAAAGGAGGATCTTCTTGAACTGACAAAAGAGAAAGACAAGATAATAGAAGAGCTCAAGCAACATGTGGTCTTAGTTGAGGAAGATAATGGAAGAATAGAGTCTAAGTTTGCCTCTCTGTTTAAATCAGAAGTTAAGAAATTCTCTGAAACAGAGAAGAAGTTTCTTGAATTTGCAAAATACAGTCATAGGAGACTGAAAGAAACCCAGGGGCTAATTAATAAGCTGGAAGAAAAGTTCATATCAAGCGAAACTACAATTTTGATGACGTTCGAGCAAGAAATATTTAAGTATTTACAAGTCATGGAAGATTATGACAAGAGTATCACTGGACTTCTGCATGATGTTCTTTCGCTTGAAGAAGATGTTACATGTTCTGTGGAAGCGACCACTGATTCTCAACTCAAAGACAAGCAACTTGAGATCCACTCACTTCTTGATGATTTGGAGTATATGGCTGCGACTTATGTGTTAATGGAGCAAGAGTCCAAGTTCCAAAGCATCTTTGCTGTTGAACTGGAAAAGGAGATTAACATGCTGCTGTTGAACTTGAAGTCTGAAGAAATTTCAtcattaaattcaaagaattgcaTAGAACAACTTAAAGTTCAACTGTCCATGCAAAGTTTGGAAAATGAGAAGAAGCATGTTCAAGTACTGGATGAACTAAATTTCTTGCAGATTGAGAAAAGAACTTTGGTGGACCAATTAGGAAAACTCAAGGACAACATAGAGGCCCTTCATAACAGAAATGCAAAGCTCTTATCAGAAAAGGAAGAGTTGATTCAACAGATGATGGGGTTCAACAATATGATAGGCATGATGTATCATGCAGATGAAGAGCTGATGAGAAACTGGGATGAGGTCTTGCAGAAAGCTGAAGATGAGAATTCTGTCACAAAATTTGATAAGAAATATCCGTTCAACTCTGACATAATTGATGATAGGAAGTATATTTCTTTAAAGAACAGCATACAACTGGTTTCTGGTAAAAGATCACCTCTAAATGAGCATAACTGGTAG
- the LOC135672122 gene encoding uncharacterized protein LOC135672122 has product MEFFTGASVVRLVSFYGMYLMANEDEKHVRLSKPDASDNALWNVEIVNRDRNYPRVRLRSYVNCYLAPDASKRRCFHGIFKDQNVFQEHRDGRSILAEWHPVREGLFVQLRCSFGDYLRGRVGHLIFPNSVMVDRPSGEHMGLSYLWEVHLIRLDEPPPRRPLSQAAEPSGASSSMAAIPSSSEIVPAAVSMAGEAFTSAMAAGPSSSTVSPPSGFRAEDRAFIYVIADDAGKADDPQEVLTSRLLGTSTSELTSKLRERTGLDDVYVCARSWQDQNVFVPLHEEVPSMLECTHHLVVFNANSRGAYESLAGARVVRLRTIHDKYLTVDDDMLGLRQQHDGSLVRTWWSVERITDNRNQLRLRFQNCFGVDLAAPLSDFFLQRLAGGKDASAVLRQIRGLHDARKEWALIRVGSRFMVRCNFEDYFLWADPLPGSDAAGVQLPSSSNTLDPFLWDVEILESDAGASSSMVVGPSSSLAAAEAGPSSRP; this is encoded by the exons ATGGAGTTCTTTACCGGAGCGAGCGTGGTCCGCCTGGTGAGCTTCTATGGCATGTACCTCATGGCGAACGAGGACGAGAAGCACGTGAGGCTAAGCAAGCCGGACGCCTCTGACAACGCCTTGTGGAACGTCGAAATCGTCAACAGAGACCGAAACTATCCCCGTGTCCGGTTGAGGAGCTACGTGAACTGCTACCTCGCCCCCGACGCTTCGAAGCGCCGCTGCTTCCACGGCATTTTCAAAGATCAGAACGTGTTCCAGGAGCACCGTGACGGCCGCAGTATCTTGGCGGAGTGGCATCCCGTCCGAGAGGGCCTCTTCGTCCAGCTCAGATGCTCATTCGGGGACTACCTCCGAGGGAGAGTTGGCCACCTGATATTCCCCAATTCGGTGATGGTCGACAGGCCATCAGGTGAACACATGGGACTCTCCTATCTGTGGGAGGTACATCTCATCCGGTTGGACGAGCCCCCTCCTCGCCGACCCCTGTCCCAAGCAGCAGAACCATCCGGTGCTTCCTCCTCCATGGCAGCCATCCCTTCCTCATCGGAGATTGTACCTGCAGCAGTTTCCATGGCAGGTGAAGCATTCACCTCCGCCATGGCAGCCGGTCCCTCCTCCTCTACCGTATCACCCCCGTCTGGATTCCGG GCGGAGGACCGGGCTTTCATCTATGTCATCGCCGACGACGCTGGAAAGGCAGATGATCCGCAGGAAGTTCTTACCTCGAGATTGTTAGGAACCAGCACGTCTGAATTGACGAGCAAATTGCGGGAGAGAACAGGGCTCGACGACGTATACGTCTGCGCTCGGAGTTGGCAAGACCAGAATGTGTTTGTTCCTCTCCACGAGGAGGTGCCTTCCATGTTGGAGTGCACTCATCATCTGGTTGTGTTCAATGCAAACTCCAGAG GGGCATATGAGTCGCTCGCTGGGGCGCGAGTAGTCCGCCTGCGGACCATCCACGACAAGTACCTTACGGTGGACGACGACATGCTTGGGCTGAGGCAGCAGCACGACGGTTCCTTGGTGCGCACCTGGTGGAGCGTCGAGAGAATCACCGACAACAGAAACCAGCTCCGACTCCGCTTCCAGAACTGCTTCGGCGTCGACCTTGCCGCTCCCCTGTCCGACTTCTTCTTGCAGCGTCTGGCCGGCGGCAAGGATGCCTCTGCGGTCCTCCGGCAGATCCGCGGCCTGCACGACGCTCGGAAGGAGTGGGCGCTGATCCGCGTGGGCTCCCGGTTCATGGTCAGGTGCAACTTCGAGGACTACTTCCTGTGGGCCGACCCCTTGCCGGGGAGCGACGCGGCGGGTGTCCAACTCCCGTCCTCGTCCAACACCTTGGACCCGTTTCTGTGGGACGTCGAAATCCTCGAGAGCGATGCCGGCGCCTCCTCGTCCATGGTTGTCGGACCCTCCTCCTCCCTGGCCGCCGCCGAAGCCGGGCCCTCCTCACGACCATAG